One Dioscorea cayenensis subsp. rotundata cultivar TDr96_F1 chromosome 17, TDr96_F1_v2_PseudoChromosome.rev07_lg8_w22 25.fasta, whole genome shotgun sequence DNA window includes the following coding sequences:
- the LOC120281158 gene encoding secreted RxLR effector protein 161-like, translating to MGVNEKLSKDEHGNNVDPSLYRSMIGSFLYLTASRPDICFSVGVCARYQALLNQSHLTAVKRIIRYISGTVEFGIWYSSDSNMHLAGYSDADWVSNIDDQKSTSGGCFYLGNNLVTWYRKKQSPISLSTVEAEYHSSKKLLHTD from the coding sequence ATGGGTGTTAATGAGAAATTGTCTAAAGATGAACATGGGAATAATGTGGATCCAAGTCTTTATAGAAGCATGATTGGTAGCTTCCTCTATCTCACAGCTAGTAGACCAGATATTTGTTTCAGTGTTGGAGTTTGTGCAAGATATCAAGCATTACTAAATCAATCACACTTAACAGCAGTCAAACGCATAATCCGCTATATCAGTGGCACTGTAGAGTTTGGGATTTGGTATTCTAGTGATTCAAATATGCACTTGGCAGGCTATAGTGATGCTGATTGGGTAAGCAATATAGATGAtcaaaaaagcacttctggTGGATGTTTTTATCTAGGCAACAACTTGGTCACTTGGTACAGGAAGAAGCAAAGTCCTATCTCACTTTCTACTGTTGAAGCTGAGTATCATAGCAGTAAGAAGTTGTTGCACACAGATTGA